Proteins from a genomic interval of Amphiura filiformis chromosome 9, Afil_fr2py, whole genome shotgun sequence:
- the LOC140160003 gene encoding warthog protein 4-like has translation MEEEKRNIEAEANMANQTKLEITAAQKVKDEELASLKARVKSLEVNAELKAKEIKNVKESQKLEEETKAAKIGALEAEVKRFRPTEHAELQPGWKKEAALRACKSKKGQDLKFEFKNRGGGCFASDSMVRVQYSQGRVTLKSLEDLAVGDLVQSYDPETNCITYSPIYYIIYQDENYRKSFLRELFYQGMNGKEHSLRLQGKHLLYATINLLASVESERPPSTPIMSEKVNVGDVLWLIDEHTGELFPRRVLKIGEIVANVRHPMTMNHTIIVDGVLASVHMHNEWLLRQATVPLRLLYHLSPRLSDFWLSKKAIRTWDYVEQYLLE, from the exons ATGGAGGAAGAAAAAAGGAATATAGAAGCAGAAGCAAATATGGCAAACCAGACAAAGCTCGAAATAACAGCAGCACAAAAGGTAAAAGATGAAGAGCTAGCATCACTAAAAGCACGTGTTAAAAGCCTCGAAGTAAATGCAGAGCTAAAggcaaaagaaataaagaatgtaAAGGAATCACAGAAGTTGGAAGAGGAAACGAAGGCAGCAAAGATTGGAGCCCTAGAAGCAGAGGTTAAAAGGTTTAGGcctactgaacatgctgaattacAGCCAGGATGGAAAAAGGAAGCAGCACTGAGAGCATGTAAGAGTAAGAAGGGACAGGACTTAAAGTTCG AATTCAAAAACAGGGGTGGTGGATGTTTCGCGTCAGATTCAATGGTCAGAGTGCAATATTCCCAAGGTCGCGTCACGCTTAAATCTCTGGAAGATTTGGCTGTTGGTGATCTGGTCCAGAGCTACGATCCTGAAACTAACTGTATTACATACTCACCAATCTACTACATCATCTACCAAGACGAAAATTACCGCAAATCTTTTTTGCGTGAGTTGTTTTACCAGGGCATGAATGGCAAGGAGCATTCCTTGCGTCTTCAAGGCAAGCATCTTCTTTATGCTACAATCAATCTGTTGGCATCTGTGGAATCAGAACGCCCTCCATCAACCCCAATTATGTCGGAGAAAGTCAACGTTGGCGACGTTTTGTGGTTAATTGACGAACATACCGGTGAGCTTTTTCCTCGTCGAGTGCTGAAAATCGGTGAGATTGTGGCCAACGTTCGTCATCCAATGACGATGAATCATACCATCATCGTTGATGGCGTCTTGGCGTCAGTTCATATGCATAACGAATGGCTCCTTAGGCAGGCAACGGTTCCATTGCGTTTGCTCTATCACCTCAGCCCACGTCTGAGCGATTTCTGGCTTTCCAAGAAAGCTATACGAACTTGGGATTATGTGGAACAGTATCTTCTTGAGTAA